TGATATAATATGGAGCGTTGAAGGCCAAGTAAAGGCTTATGGAGTAAATTGGGAGTTTGTTCGAGGATCGAAGGAGGTTAGCACATTTAAAAAGAAGAACAAAGACGAGTGCAGAAAAtcgcccaggtgcgcggccgagCACTGGGGCGCGCAAGTCaggcagaaactggccaaagtgTGCTGCCAGATACGCGGTCACCTGCCCAgttgcgcggccgcgcacgtccttcCGAGAAAAATTATTCCAGggctaaaattataatttcagaGGCGACTGTCCTagacctatatgaagcccagctTGCCCAAAAAGAGGGTATCTTGGTTTTTAGGAGAATTTTGAAGGCAAGAACAGGCAAGGAGAAAGACGAAAGATTTGAAAACGagtttttatctttctttctccctttttttttttatcattgatGATGAATTCTTATGTTGTGATTGTTAAAACAATTATAAGTAGCTAAACTCTTTATTCtatggaacctcttggaggatgaatcTTTGTTGCATTTAATATAATTTTGCCATTGAATTTTTCCTACGTGTTCAGCTACgtgattattgtggttgattgaagggccctcaatcggctatacctatttagtatgtattacttggaaaagggtacatatttaggtagttgttaaacaacatcactcctaacgtatatgagggatcaatacggagggtttaaaggtgggattaggcataacaaaaccttggtgcgatcgcaGTGAGAAGTAAACGAGTGCTAGCTAGCGTAGTTCGCAAGAATACGTttagtaaattattgtatttgctcggaagagaattacgatagctaaagtgctcacgatcggtagagagtatctaggcaaatttataggagaAGCAACAGAGAGAATTCCGATAAGAGGGGAAATCGCAACCCTAGACCtttccaatcttgtctacaacaTTCGCTTTGTccgaagtaaaaataaaaatttaaagctTTTTAATTACCTTGTTGTTAGTTAGTTAGTAACACTCAATtcattattcaatatttttggaagttgatTACGTGAATTCTTGATAAACTAAAAGTTGTGATTAGTACGttaattctctgtgggattcgactccgaacttataaaccagattatatttgcaacgaccgtttaatcctttttataaggcatagttgggtgtGATAAAATTTTGACGTTGTTGCCAGAAAAtttaacggtgttattaattacagcaaaaagaagtgctagaattcttagtgtagtcaattttcttcattttaaagtaaatacattgaaattctaacgtttgtagtcttgggtgttacaggtgcatgcctagaaactcctcaagaactggtgaattgttcgaaacattatcagatcctgagaaagttttcaaggcattgaatcgtgcaaacaagaaagACAAACAGCAACAGAACTCAACACAACAAATCGAACCAGACATGGAAGatgtaatagaaaaaccaaacAACAGAAATAGTGCGAATGACCCGAACAACCAGGGTGTGGTGCCTCTTGTGCCAGAAACAgccttgtatgattgggcacaacccatcATCGAaaatctggcaaccgcaattgcagtccctcataTATAAGCggaatcatttcaaatcacaaacaacatgctacatttgttgcagaatAAGGGACTGTTATCAGGGTCatacattgaagatcctcagcaaCATCTGAAAAATTCCATGTCGATATGTGTCACGCAAAGGCAACCAAATGTGACACCATAAGCAATAAGGTTGTTGTTGTTTCCATTCTCGGTGACGAAAGAGGCTCAGACTTGGCTCAATTCACTtcccataaactccatcactacttgggaagaattagtcaagaaatttttgaacaagttctacccacctaataagactgccaaacaagttgatgagatattgagcttcaggcagagACCAACAGAAGCACTACAAGAAatgtgggagaggttcaaaggtatgctggttaagtgtcctcatcatggcattccagatcaaaTGTTGGggcaaaggttctacatgggattggcagACAGCTTGAAGGCCAATATTGATGCTTCATCAGGAGGAGCATTTTTTagcaaatcattcagagaatgcaagatcttacttgataaaatggctcaaaactcaggatggatgacaagagactccACGATCACTTATGTCATTCACTCACtggctttggacccaaacaactccatagccgAGAATATGGCCACTCTGATGATGCAAATGAGCATTCTCACCAAAAAGATTGATGAATCGGGCCAGAAGCAGCAGGTACACAAAGTTGACGCgactaatgggggcttatgtacaccatgtATTAACCAACCGTATGTATGCTCATGGAGTGCGGAAAGTGATAACCAGAACTATcagaaaaatatgaaatatgtGGCCTACTATGGAGGACAAAGGCAGGGTGGTCAGAATTAGGGACAGCAAAATCAGCAATATAGACCAGCACAACAGTAGTATAATAATGGCAACAATCCTGGAGTTATGAGACCACAGGGCCAAGttgtgccttaccaaaggcaacagggGTACAatcagcaaaatcagcagctagcttatcaacagcctcaacaacaacagatagtgAGACAAGAAGACGGGTTGTCCAAAATTAAAGGAATGTTACAACAACTAATTGGGTCTAATGGAAAAATGCAAGAGAAAGTCGAAGCACATGACTCAGCAATAAAAGGCATTGAGATACAATTAGGGCAGTTATCTATGGCTTTGAATAATTGTCCTCAAGGGACATTGCCCGCAGACACGCATGTCAATCCAAAAGAGCAAGGCCTGAAGCAGCTTATGGCGGTGAGTctaagaaatggtagagatcttgatctagagcaagaaattgctcgCGAAAGCCGACCAGCTGAAACACTTGTGCTAGTACCAATCGAGGTTGATGATTTAACAAGGTTGACAGAGGTGATGGTACAACATACACCAGCTGAatcaagcaaagaaaaagagggTGCGAAGGAAACTGAGTTAGTGCAAGAGAAGGCAGTAGAAACAATGCCCGAGCAGGTTcaaactcaaatcacataaaagaaGCGGCCTCCAACACCCTTCCCCTAGAGATTGGTCAAATATCAGAAAGATGAgcagtataagaaattcatggagatgttgaaGCAAATCCAGGAGAACATTCCATTGATTGACGCCTTGAAGGAGATGCCTGGCTATGCAAAAATGAAaaaggacttgatgtctcgtaagttcgactttcaagacttggccatGGTTACACTGACTCAGGCATGTAGTGTTGTCGTGAcgagacccatagctgagaagcTGTCCGGCCCAGGGaatttcacaatcccatgcacaataggcaactatgcttttgctaaagcactttgtgatttgggggcaagcataaacgtgatgcccttggctatctataaaaggttaggcattggaagagcaagacccacatccatgttactacagCTAGACGACCGAACAGTGAAGAGGCCATCAGGTATACTTGATGATGTGCTGGTGCAGGTTGGAAAGTTTATGTTTCcgacagattttgtcattctggactgcCGGGTTGACAAGGAGATTctcataattttgggaaggccattcttagccactgggagagctccaattgattgtgaaactgggGAGCTAAAGATGAGACTGAACGATAAATAGATAACTTTCAATGTGCAGAAATCTATGTGGCGATCCAGTgagtttgctaactgctctctgaTAGAAGCCTTGGATgtgattttggaggaggaagatgagactctgaacgcaaaagaccctctagcagcctGCCTCGTGAACTTAGAAAAGGTGGATGGTGAGGACTTGGCAAAGTGGGTTTTGGCCCTTGAAGGGCAAGGGCACTGGAAGAGATAGCTCGAATTTGAGCCTTTACACTTAGAAGAAATAAAAATCCCTCCAACTAAGCCATCAATTGAAGAACCATCACAGTTGGAGCTAAAACCATTACCAGCTCACCTCAGGTATGCCTTCTTGGGACCTAACTCAACTTTatctgttattatctcatccagtttgttagatgtgcaggcagAACAGCTTTTGCAGGTGTTAATGGAATGCAAGACTACAATTAGTTAGACCATTGCAGATATTAAGGGTATCA
The DNA window shown above is from Nicotiana tomentosiformis chromosome 8, ASM39032v3, whole genome shotgun sequence and carries:
- the LOC138897735 gene encoding uncharacterized protein, coding for MEMLKQIQENIPLIDALKEMPGYAKMKKDLMSRKFDFQDLAMVTLTQACSVVVTRPIAEKLSGPGNFTIPCTIGNYAFAKALCDLGASINVMPLAIYKRLGIGRARPTSMLLQLDDRTVKRPSGILDDVLVQVGKFMFPTDFVILDCRVDKEILIILGRPFLATGRAPIDCETGELKMRLNDK